Proteins from a single region of Chlorocebus sabaeus isolate Y175 chromosome 7, mChlSab1.0.hap1, whole genome shotgun sequence:
- the LOC103236134 gene encoding LOW QUALITY PROTEIN: TOX high mobility group box family member 4-like (The sequence of the model RefSeq protein was modified relative to this genomic sequence to represent the inferred CDS: inserted 2 bases in 1 codon; substituted 3 bases at 3 genomic stop codons), with product MSDAADRTITPHVFSSLKTHLIQHLLQEIFSDILYSLSLPTTTQKDPQRLALKRYVPNMISIGNILSGPSTWIMGNVPSRRTAVTKPPASERTGDEGQEPLASYYEHVKAEIVSSFWQPQWEFPRGNDIYLMITGPSHPFLSGAEIFHTPSLGDEEFEIPPISLDSDPSLSVSDVVDHFDDLADPSSSQNGSFSAQYWVQTLNIPVGMTHGLMEQGXGILGEGFIMDLDYSIRTQYSANSPVTIDVPMTDMTSDLIGHSQLTTIDQSELSFQLGLSSGGGTILPPAQSPEDRLSTTPSPTSSLHKDGVEDFRRQLHSQKTVVVEAGKKQKLPKKRKKKDPNKPQKPVSAYALFFRDTQAAIKGQNPNATFGEVSKIVASMWDSLGKKQKQVYKRKTEAAKKEYLKALTAYIDNQECQATVEAVELDPRPPSQIPSPSPMATVDPASPAPASIEPPALFPTTVNSTLSSYVANQASSGVGGQPNVTKLIITKQTLPSSITMSQGGMVTVIPATVVTSQGLQLGQTSTATIQPSQQAQIVTWSVSQAAAAAAASMQLPPPRLQPPPLQQMPQRPTQQQVTISQQPPPLQAIKQPPPQKVXINLQQQLSPLQIKSVSLPTLKVQTTLVPPTVESSPEQPMNNSPEAHTVEATSPETICEMITDVVPEVXSPSQIDVELVSGSPVALSPQLXCLSSGCENTSIVSKDWNNEYCSNECVTKHCRNVFLVWVASRNSNTVVFVK from the exons AAGGACCCACAGCGACTGGCTTTGAAGCGCTATGTTCCCAACATGATTTCAATAGGGAACATTCTCTCTGGACCGAGCACCTGGATCATGGGCAATGTTCCCTCGCGCAGGACAGCAGTCACTAAGCCACCTGCATCAGAGAGGACAGGAGATGAGGGACAGGAGCCTCTGGCCAGCT ATTATGAGCACGTGAAAGCAGAGATTGTGAGTTCATTTTGGCAGCCCCA ATGGGAGTTTCCCAGAGGAAATgacatttatctgatgatcacaGGGCCTTCACACCCCTTCCTGTCAGGGGCTGAGATATTCCATACACCAAGCTTGGGTGATGAGGAATTTGAAATCCCACCTATCTCCTTGGATTCTGATCCCTCGTTGTCTGTTTCCGATGTGGTTGACCACTTTGATGACTTGGCAGACCCTTCCTCTTCACAGAATGGCAGTTTTTCAGCCCAGTATTGGGTCCAGACATTGAACATACCTGTGGGTATGACCCATGGCTTGATGGAGCAGGG GGGGATCCTCGGTGAAGGCTTTATCATGGACTTGGACTACTCTATAAGAACTCAGTATAGTGCCAACTCACCTGTTACAATTGATGTACCAATGACAGACATGACATCTGACTTGATAGGGCATAGCCAGTTGACCACCATTGATCAGTCAGAACTGAGTTTCCAACTGGGTTTGAGCTCAGGGGGTGGCACCATCCTGCCACCTGCCCAGTCACCTGAAGATCGTCTTTCAACCACCCCTTCACCTACTAGTTCACTTCACAAGGATGGTGTTGAGGATTTCCGGAGGCAACTTCACAGCCAGAAGACAGTGGTGGTGGAAGCAGGGAAAAAGCAGAAGCtcccaaagaagagaaaaaagaaagatcctAATAAACCTCAGAAACCAGTTTCAGCATATGCTTTATTCTTTCGTGATACACAGGCTGCCATCAAGGGACAGAATCCTAATGCCACTTTTGGTGAGGTTTCAAAAATTGTGGCCTCCATGTGGGATAGTCTTGGAAAGAAGCAAAAACAGGTATAtaagaggaaaactgaggctgccAAGAAAGAGTATCTGAAGGCATTGACTGCTTACATAGACAACCAAGAGTGTCAGGCCACTGTGGAAGCAGTGGAATTGGATCCACGACCACCATCACAAATTCCTTCTCCATCTCCTATGGCTACTGTTGACCCAGCATCTCCAGCACCAGCTTCAATAGAGCCCCCTGCCCTGTTCCCAACCACTGTTAACTCCACCCTTTCATCCTATGTGGCAAACCAGGCATCTTCAGGAGTTGGGGGTCAGCCCAATGTCACCAAGTTGATTATTACCAAACAAACGTTGCCCTCTTCCATTACTATGTCTCAAGGAGGGATGGTTACTGTTATCCCAGCCACAGTGGTGACCTCCCAGGGGCTCCAACTAGGCCAAACCAGTACAGCTACTATCCAGCCCAGTCAACAAGCCCAGATTGTCACTTGGTCAGTGTCGcaggcagcagcagctgctgctgcttctatgCAACTGCCTCCACCCCGACTACAGCCCCCTCCATTACAACAGATGCCACAGCGTCCGACTCAGCAGCAAGTTACTATTTCACAGCAGCCTCCTCCACTCCAGGCCATAAAACAGCCTCCACCTCAGAAAGTTTGAATCAATTTACAGCAACAGCTATCTCCTCTGCAGATCAAGAGTGTGTCTCTACCCACTTTGAAAGTGCAGACTACTTTAGTCCCACCAACTGTGGAAAGTAGTCCTGAGCAGCCTATGAACAATAGCCCTGAGGCCCATACGGTGGAGGCAACTTCTCCTGAGACTATCTGTGAGATGATCACAGATGTAGTTCCTGAGGTTTAGTCCCCTTCTCAGATAGATGTTGAATTGGTGAGTGGGTCTCCTGTGGCACTCTCACCCCAGCTTTGATGTTTGAGTTCTGGTTGTGAGAACACTTCCATTGTGAGTAAGGACTGGAACAATGAATACTGCAGCAATGAGTGTGTGACGAAGCACTGCAGGAATGTATTCTTGGTCTGGGTAGCCTCTAGAAATTCAAACACAGTGGTGTTTGTGAAATAG